tttcactctgtgatccttgtgcaatttgaagccaggtaccagcaacaaggctcaaagagcatcagcccactggaggcaaagtggtgagaccggccagtccagcagaaagaaaccctctgaccatccccactgaccacctgtcagaatgaacaaaatgcagtcctgggtgtagagcagaaacaataacagcaaaatccaacccctgtaatcaattgtgaaattgttggtgtcacagcaggTGCAAAGAAACATGTAATCCCATCTCACATTGAgatgtgaatggcctctccccagtgtgaacttggtgtctccgcaggttggataactgagtaaatcctctcccacactgagagcagatgaatggcctctccccagtgtgaactcgctggtgtctccacaggtgggataactgagtgaatcccttcccacactgagagcaggtgaacggcctctccccagtgtgaactcgctggtgtctccgcagggtggatgaatcaatgaattcctttccacactgagagcaggagaatggcctctccccagtgtgaactcgttggtgtctccgcaggtcAGATACTTcactaaatcctttcccacactgaaaacaggtgaacggcctctccccagtgtgaactcgctggtgtttctgcaggtcgGATACctcagtaaatcccttcccacactgagagcaggtgaatggtctttccccagtgtgaaatcgctggtgtctctgcagggtggataactgagtgaatcccttcccacactgagagcaggtgaatggcctctccccggtgtgaacacgctggtgtctccgcagttCGGATACTTcactaaatcctttcccacactgaaaacaggtgaacggcctctccccagtgtgaactcgctggtgtttctgcaggtcgGATACTTcactaaatcctttcccacattgagagcaggtgaatggcctctccccagtgtgaactcgctggtgtctcaataggtgggatgaatcatagaatcctttcccacattcggagcaggtgaacggcctctccccagtgtgaactcgctggtgtgactgcaggttggataattgagtaaatcctttcccacactgagagcaggtgaacggcctctccccagtgtgactgcgtcgatgagtctccagctgagatgggaatctgaatcccttcccacagtccacacatttccacggtttctccatgttttggttttcctcgtgtctctccacGTTGGGCAATCACAGATACAACACGGGTACGGTCTcttcccgctgtgaatggtgtgatttattttcaggctgtgtaactggttaaagctcttcccacagtcagttcactggaacactctcactcgggtgtgtgttgtgtgggtctcggtgcttttccagtcacactgatctttccacagtcagttcactggaactctctcactcgggtgtgtgttgtgtgggtcatggtgcttttccagtcacagtgATGTTTGAAATGTTTAGAAGCTGACAGTTCAGGCAATCAGTTcttcttctagattcaaaggcggATGATATTCAGAGtccgatgatattcaggttccAAGCAATtgggtgactctgtcagatcgtgATGtaacgtttgagatttctgtctgtcacTCCACCTCATCTAATATCCTGTGAAAACAAAATACCAAAGTCATCATtgttagtacaggatagaaactcagacagacaattctagttccgaTGGAACATAATTtcctctctcgttctccaaaagctttaaatctccatcccacacaatctccctccattctcactctgctgtatctaatattcaccctcccaattctcctgaaggtgctggttGATGTGGATtaacagatccaagctcagctctctgcttcctgaccaggacacagagattataataggagcaagactaggctattcggcccacatTCGGCCTACTGAGTCTGCTcaactattcaatgagatccttggccgatctaccaCAGCAccgttttcccacactatcccccatatccctcgacatcttcaatatctagaaacctatcagtCTGTGTCTTgaaaatacttgatgactgaAGCTCCAGAATCCTCgggggtacagaattccaaaccttcaccacatcctcgagtaaAGAAATCCCTTCTCATCTCAActttctctccattttcctgccagtTCCCCATAACGCTCGACACCCTCTATCAGAAAtctgtctgtgggggagggggcaggggtcagccatgtgatACGGGTGCGGGAGTAGCTGCTTTTCAGCAGGTTCTGGTGCCACTCACCTATAATCTGTCACTTATCCCGATTGCCCGGCACTATTCTACCTAATCCTTGAATTCATATTTGTTATTGTGTCCCTGAAACACTTCAGAGTTCGGCCTGGTAGGATTGTGCCGGAAAATGTGAAGATAGGCGTCGATAAAACAGCGCTGGCAGATTCTGTGGGAATGTTGTCTTTTCAACATGGCGGCCTGACCCTCAGGAGGTCTCTCGACCCCGC
The sequence above is drawn from the Scyliorhinus canicula unplaced genomic scaffold, sScyCan1.1, whole genome shotgun sequence genome and encodes:
- the LOC119960643 gene encoding zinc finger protein 239-like translates to MEKPWKCVDCGKGFRFPSQLETHRRSHTGERPFTCSQCGKGFTQLSNLQSHQRVHTGERPFTCSECGKGFYDSSHLLRHQRVHTGERPFTCSQCGKGFSEVSDLQKHQRVHTGERPFTCFQCGKGFSEVSELRRHQRVHTGERPFTCSQCGKGFTQLSTLQRHQRFHTGERPFTCSQCGKGFTEVSDLQKHQRVHTGERPFTCFQCGKGFSEVSDLRRHQRVHTGERPFSCSQCGKEFIDSSTLRRHQRVHTGERPFTCSQCGKGFTQLSHLWRHQRVHTGERPFICSQCGRGFTQLSNLRRHQVHTGERPFTSQCEMGLHVSLHLL